The genomic segment TTTCAGACATGATTGTGGAGTAATAATGTTGAAAGCAATGGAAATCTGGGATGGAGATGAAAAATACAACGGGAAAAGCATGCCTGAATATACAACTGTAAGTTGGAACTGTGTGTTTGATAATATTCTTGTATGTCCTGGTTTCTAATGTGGAAAATGTTGGTTTCAGGAGGAGCTGCTTGGGATTAGAAAGAAATATGTGTGTGACTGGATCCTGGACAACGAGAACATTAGAAGAATGGAAGCCCTACAGCTATACGACATTGTCTAGGATTGCtaagaaattatcaaattttgacaTGTATAAGATGTTCAAATATGTACCTAATGTTATTTGACAATTTTGACATGTATAAGATGTTCAAATATGTACCTAATGTTATTTGACAATGTACAGTATGTGTTTGTAATAAGATTAGTGGTTGGATTTCGAAAtgaattgtttttactttgcgtttgtgtttgttataatgacaaaattagtgattgaaaaatgaacgcagcattataataaaaatttgaaaagtacgagaccattttcactaaaattaatggtaattaatgGGAAGGATTTGATCAAGTTCTGAGTGGGGagatgggtgttggtgattgATGTGAACGCAAGAAGCGTGGAGTGACCCGTGATGAGTAGGGGGACAAAGtagtgcaaggaatgagtgagagtgctgaaaaaagggtctggtaatcgtttacaggacccctgtaaacgattacccgagagaaaatgggaatttgtacagaaagtccaacacaggtactcagtcaggtgaacaggggtcaccattgtaaaaaaaagtgacttttaggcacttctgcacctgtctgaggctggtgcaagtgttccagtggtgggagagggtggctggtgatgtgatgtgaggccaaggagtgtggggtgacccctcatgagttggaggagcaagctgtgcaaggaatgagtgagagtgctgaaaaaagggtctggtaatcgtttacagcacccctgtaaacgattacccgagaggaattgccAATTTGTatagaaagtccaacacaggtactcagtcaggtgaacaggggtcaccattggaaaaaaaactgacttttagttTTACAGACAACTGCAGTGTTATTAAGTGGTATTGGTTAGTGTTATTGGTGTTTTACTCACAACTGTCATGGTATTAAGTGTATCATAAATTGAACATTACATAATAAATGTCGAGAATTGAGGAACCATTTTGAAACTAAACaacttcattttattaaatacttgaAATGATCAAAGCAGGAACTGGAGTACATAGTTCTTTAAAATGCAGTAAAGAAAGCCTAAACAAGCAATTTTAAGTCTGAGGATTGTTTCCAGAAGCACTTGGCAAGTGTTGCAGTTGTTCTTCAATGTTCCCAACGCGCGATTGCAACGCATCAAACCTTGTAGTGATGACCATGTCCATGTTTCCAAATCTTGTTTCAAGGGCATCAAATCGAGTTTCAAAGGCATCAAATCTTGTACCAACAAAGGTTTGAAGTTGTTCTATGCGGTTGATGACATTATCTAGTGTTGTAGATGAACTGCCTTGTTCATCATCTTGTCCTTGATTCTGTTGACCTTCTTGTAAGGGGGGATGGGGGGCGTTGCCTTTGGGAACCCATTCTCCTTCATCATTTTGCATATAACCAAATGATGCTACAACTTCACAACCAATTCTTTGCTTGAACTTCAGTTCTGAAATGGGATAACTTTCAGTAGGCACTTCAAAGTGTTCCATGAAGATGGTTATCAAATGTGGATACGGCAACTTTGCGTTCTCCCTTAATGCTCTTTTCATCTTATATCTAATAAGATGTCCCCAGTTAATTTGAATGGAATTGAAAAATGCCCATAGCAGCATAATATCCTCTTCGGATGCCTGACCAAATTGGTTGCACGAGGGATTAATACTCTAGTGAGAACGTAATGAAGTATCCTTGGTTGAACCTTTATTTGCCCCGCTAGTATTCTAGATTGTATGGCTGCATCATCTCTACACACTAGTTGCCTTGCAGTGACAGAATCGTATTGTTCTTTCCACTCATCTACAACTTTGCCTTCGTAACAAACACCATCAGATGGGAGATTAGTCAGTTGTTGAAAAAGATTAGGGCTCACCCTAATTTTGACACCTTTAACTTCACTTCGAATAACCCCCGTATCCGATATTGACATGTTGCTATAGAACACTCTGACTAATTGTGGGTGGTAATGTCTTCTTAAACACACAAATTCAGTCAGCTCAGCTTCGTGTAATATGTCAtagaattgaaaattttttccTTGAAAGTATTCGTCCTCTAGATACTTACTCTCCAAAATTTCCCGATTTACGAAATGTTGGGCATATTTCTCCTGTTGCTCATCCGACGAGAAGAGATCATTGGTAGGCGTTGGAGGGGATGACGATGGTGATGGGGTTGGACTCCGCCGACGGCGACGTCCACCAACGGAAGAAGATGCCTTTTGTTTCTTCGTTCCACGATCAGCCATTGTATTTCGTTTAGGGTTTTGCACTGAGAGAAGAGAGGTTTCCGAAACGAATTTGAGGAAGGATGTGTTTTGGGCGGTTATGAACACGATTGCAAGTTATACACGTTATGCAGTGGGATAATTTGGTTTAATTAACTGAACacagtaatcgattaccagagcctcgtaatcgattacaatagcctcgtaatcgattactagagcctcgtaatcgattacaataacAAATACTCGTGTGGTCATATGCATTACATACATTCATTAAAGGAATTTCATGGAAGACCAATTTAACtttcaaaaacagaaaaaagttacaaaataagCAGCAAACAAGTTCTATATATCAGTTGATGTTGTTATCGAAATTGTTATGTACAGCTGACAACAACGACATAAATCCAAAATGACCCATTTCGGTATCTTGTGATAGTTGGATAGTGTCCGCTTCAAATTGTTCACGGTGATCACATTCAACAACATTACTTGGTCTTTCGCCCTGAAACAACACAACTACTAAGTTAAACATAATTGATAGACTAAAagctatttaataaatattttgaccGTAAATAATGACTCACACATTGTTCGGTGGGTGGTGTTGAAGTGTTTGTCAATGAAGTTGActttcttcttttggtttttttctCAACAGTGGACTTCAACCTATTTGTGCGTGGACGTCCTTTTCGCTTAACAGTTGCAGGACTGTGTACAAGGACATCAGATGTTCCAACTGGAGTAAGTGGTATTGACGTGCATGCACCAGTATCGTATCTTAGTTGGCCTGCATCACTGATGATGTTATTTGTCATGGAAGAACTGAATCCAAATTTTGTACCCAAACAATTAAGTTCTTTTTCCAATTCAGTACTAGCTTCCTCAGACTCACATGCAACTTCAGCAATTTCATAAAAACGTTTGCACAACAGTTTGTATCTTTGCATCCGTGGTTCATTTGTCGAATTACTATACGATGCTGTTATTAGTGTGTGTCTTCTTCGAATGTTTTTGCTCCAGCGCCTCAAAATGTATTGTGAGGGAACACTGTAAACATCTTCTTGGCCAAATACCAACTGGGAATGGCGACATATAATTCCTCTAAACTCAAAGAGGTGGCAAGAGCAAGTGGTTGTCTGTGTGATGGGATCAAATTGAACTTTGTAAAATTTATCCGGTACACGATTACCCTCCCACATTCGTTCCTCTTTTACAGTGTAAGTGTTCCACAAGTCCTCCTTTAAGGTGTCTTTGATGAAACAATTCATCCTTGAACGGAATTCAGTTTGGACCTCCTCAAACTTTGCATGTGTGTATTCCACTTGAAATTGTCTCTTAATTGGTGACTGAGAACCACATGCAATAGTGGTGTTCATGGAGGAGAAGTCGGCTTCTATTTCCTTCTGCGCCTTTACCCTAAGTGCATTGTCGTATTGGACCACAAACTGTTGAAGTGTTGTTGTAGAATTGATAAATCCATCAAAAAAGGCATTCATTCCCTCACTTCTCTGAGTCGTAGACATGCCTGCCCAAAAATCTTTTTTCAAGTAACACGGGACCCATTTATGTCTCTCTTCGTACAAATTACATAGCCATTCATTTTCCTCCAATCCATGTTTTGTAAGTAGTTCCTTCcaaccattttcaaattctgTTGGACAAACACAATCATATATAAGCGCATGTAGTTCGGTTTTGATAACGGGATTATTTCTATACCCGTGCAATTTTTCAGGCAACTTCTTAAGGATGTGCCATAAACACCACCTGTGCCTCGTATGAGGAAACACTTGTTCAATAGCGTTGGCCATTGCTCTGCATTGGTCAGTAATAATACCTTGAGGAGTCTTATTACGCATGCATCTTAGCCAACATTGGAACAACCACACAAATGAGACAGTGTCTTCCGAAGACAACAATCCACAACCAAGTAAAATCGAGTGTCCATGATGGTTAACTCCAACAAAAGGCGCAAATGGCATGTCGTACTTATTTGTTAAGTAAGTGGTGTCAAAGGAAACAACATCACCGAATTCTTCACATGCAGCACGACTTCTTGCATCAGCCCAAAACACACTACAGATTTTATTCCCTTCATCCAGAGCAATGTCATAGAAGAACTCGTTATTTCTATCTTTCATTGACGAAAAGTGTCGTAGGAGTGCCTGACCATCACCATCCTTACATAAAGATCTTCTGTGTTGGCCAATGTAGTTTCGAGCGTCCCGCTCCACAAAGTCCATGTTTTCATATCCCCCCGCATCGTTCACAATGCTAAGGAAACTCTTATTTAACCTAACTCCAGCATCGTGGTTGACCTGCAACGTGTGTTTTGCATGCATGCTTAACTTTCTATTGGCTGCAAATAGTTTGGAGTTATTTGGACAAAGATCATGGTTGTGGTCCAGAACAACGGTCCTTATAAACCACTTGTCCTCCTTCTTTGCAATGGTTATCCCAGCAGGACATTGGTTAATTTGACTTGGAAGTGTTTTTACCACTGGTTTGACCGAAGACACATATTTTCCCTCCCTTGAACAAACTATTCTGAGGTAGTAGACGTTGttgtctttatcttttttagaaGTTCTAGTCCGCACGGCAAACCCACGTCTAATGGCGTAGTTTGTGTAAAAAGTTTTTGCTTCAACCATTGAGTCAAAACACATATGCACTGTTGGGTCAATCTCCATTAAACTTTCATTGGGCTCATCAACATTGTCATTATAGTCATTCCCTTGATCCCCATCCATTGTGTGCGTTGACATTAAACCCACCTTTAGAGATAAAGCAAATTATATTCACTCATCACACTTACCACTATGACCACTGGCaactacaaaaataatgaaaataaaatattttcgaaGAACTTATTAAAACGTACCCTGGTGAAAAATGGTGTGCCCTTTAATGAAGCTCAGTGGTTCTAACCAACCTCATCTTCTACATTTAAGTCCACCATAAATGATCCTTATGTGCTTCTCACCAACCCTCCGAACTTCGTTTTGGCCCTTCTCTTTAATGAACACCCGGGTAAGTTGTTTGGAAGTGCTTGGTCAATGGAAATAAGTGTGAACGTTGGATTCTAACGTTGGTTGTTGACGCAGCTGTGTATTCTCGCCAAAGGTCATATTTTTGCCTTGTCATACACGTATTTGGTTATCCTGTGAAAGCATGCATTGATGGTTGTCAGCATAAAGTTTCTCTCTCCTAACCCCCAATCAATGCTTTTCACTTTTAAAGGCTACCCATCAAATCAGACTATCTCCCCACAATTAATGTAACTTGATTTGAATAAGTTAAGTTAATGGAAatagatataatattaatatttttttggttaCATTGATTTCATATAATTTCATCCTTCACGTACTTGTATTTCAATTTCGGGGAGAAACCAATTCTGTAGGCTTGAATCAGGTGACAGTAACCCGTTTACCATTGTTTGGTTGTGAGTGACTTCTTTAATCATCCTACTGATGTATCGTCCTTAACCTACAATTTTTATGTGGACAGGAAATTTCTGCATAATCATGGATGCATGGGAAGACCTtgtttatgatgatgatgtcCTTGAATCGTTTTTGAAAAAATGCGATGCTTCCGCAACGCTTATTCCTGGTCCTGCAGGTAACATCCAAGCAGCTTTCATGAATAGAACGGGAACAGAACAACCGAAATCGACACAAGAATTTGCTCGTGATGTTGCTTACGCAACCTATGAACGAGATTTCAACTCCAATGCTTGGAAATGGGCACAGATGTTTATTGAACACCACGGTACATTGAATCTCATACACGCTTCCAAGAACATTATTACCTTTAATActtgtaatttgttttaatattttgttatcatAGGTCTCGTAAAGGATGGAAAATTCGAGAACGTTAACTCCCTCCAAGAGGCAAAATCAGCTGAGGTCCTTCCATTGGTGGTTTGCATATTGAAAGAGTGCAAGCCCAATGGGTTGGGAGATATGCAGTTGACTCTTAAGGACCCAACTGCCACGATGAAGGCTTCCTTGCACAAGAAAGCTCTTGAAGATCCTGAAATTGCAGAAAATATCGCAGTTGGTTCCGTTATCATACTCAATCTTGTAAGGCATCAAATTTGTACTTAACtaccataattattttattggtatttaagtgttcttcttcttacaaattCCGTTTGTACTTTTAGGTCCACCCCTTCACTGCATTTAGGCAAAACCACTACCTCAATATTACGCATCGCTCTATAGTGAAGGTATTTCCAGCTGAAGTTTCTCCTCCTACAATTGACCTTGTTAAGGAGACACCAAAACCTGTCATTCGACTTCCTATGTGGGCAGAGAAGGAACTCAATGTGGATGACATCCTCCGCAAATTTGTCCGTCCATCTGACCAACCATCAACGTCCAATCAAGCAGACAACAAATAGTGGGTTTAGGATAACTGTAATTTTATATGAACACCATTATAAGTATTTCATGGATAACTGTAATATTTGAAACGTACAATGTATCATTTTGTTGTGTATGTTGTGTAACTGAATCTCTATTAATGGTGTgttataatgaatttatttatgtcATACAAAATggtgcctaaaagtcagttttttttccaatggtgacccctgttcacctgactgagtacctgtgttatACTTTATGTACAAATTGGctttttctctcgggtaatcgtttacaggggtgctgtaaacgattaccagacccttttttgaaCACTCTCAATCATTCCctgcacagcttgctcctccaactcatgaggggtctccccaccctccttggactcacatcacatcaccagccaccctctcccaccactagaacacctgcacaagcctcacaCAGGTgtagaagtgcctaaaagtcacttttgtttccaatggtgacccctgttcatctgactgagtacctgtgttggactttctgtacaaatttgcaattcctcttgggtaatcgtttacaggggttctgtaaacgattaccagagccttttttcagcactctcactcattccttgcacagctggCTCCTCCAAcacatgaggggtcaccccacactccttggcctcacatcacatcaccagccaccctctcccaccactggaacacctgcaccagcctcacacaggtgcagaagtgcctaaaagtcacttttgtttccaatggtgacccctgttcatctgactgagtacctgtgttggactttctgtacaaattggcattttctctcgggtaatcgtttacaggggtcctgtaaacgattaccagacccttttttcagCACTCTGAGTCATTCCCTGCACAGGTTGCTCCTCTAACTCATGAGGGacctccccaccctccttggactcacatcacatcaccagccaccctctcccaccactggaacacctgcaccagcctcagacaggcgcagaagtgcctaaaagtcacttttttttacaatggtgacccctgttcacctgactgagtacctgtgttggactttctgtacaaattcccattttctctcgggtaatcgtttacaggggtgctgtaaacgattaccagacccttttttcagcactctcactcattcccTGCACAGGTTggtcctccaactcatgaggggcctccccaccctccttggactcacatcacatcaccagccaccctctcccaccactggaacacctgcaccagcctcagacaggtgcagaagtgcctaaaagtcagttttttttccaatggtgacccctgttcatctgactgagtacctgtgttggactttctgtacaaattggcaattcctctcgggtaatcgtttacaggagtgctgtaaacgattaccagacccttttttcagcactctcactcattccttgcacagcttgctcctccaactgatgaggggtcaccccacactccttggcctcacatcacatcaccagccaccctctcccaccactggaacacctgcaccaccctcagacaggtgcagaagtgcctaaaagtcaatTTTGTtcccaatggtgacccctgttcacctgactgagtacctgtgttggactttctgtacaaattcccatttcctctcgggtaatcatttacaggggtgctgtaaacgattaccagacccttttttcagcactctcactcattccttgcacagctttctcccccaactcatgaggggtcaccccacactccttggactcacatcacatcacatgTTACTCAAAATGACCactcaaacaccaacatcttacaAACAAGCCTGCAACTTaggagacaaaaaaaattacgacATTCTGAAATCGACAAACCCACAACTCATAATAACAATGGTATTGAATAGATAAAATATGAGACCAATTCAAACCAAAActcaaattatatttcattgaaCCAAATTGGATACATTAAACATTGTTTActtaatctatttacaatgattacaattttcattactttccaaataacattttcaatcaactaaatacacagatcactcattttttattctaagcactacggtcccggtgtatggagtcctaagtgctcttcccttgtaacgccttcgtgatcCAACCCTAACATACGTCTTCAAAGGTTGTTCATTTCCGTCAATGTCAGTAGGGGATACAAAACCAGTGTTCACAGATGGttctgtcgcaaccgggatcgcgacgggacgacgatccgaaaaagaAACGgcttttgaaaagagattttggagtcgccaccatagtttattatggaaaactacggaaaaaccataaaacgATAAagcacggtccacgaaaaccaaagattgggttcgggagtcggttacgtgtggggaaggtgttagcaccccacaacgcctgccctaaggcagtacctttaactaaatgcacgaatatgatgtggttttcaaaatgtttgattatcccctaaaataaaattctaaataaacaaaacatattttttttagttttttgggcccggcaaggattgaccttgctcctacgtattctcattcaaaatgagaaatcagggttacgtagttctttttgaaattgtttgaaaagtttgtttaaagaattgtttgagaattttgtttggaaatgattttggatttttgggaagtgaacctgacaaggactggccttggtcctacgtatctccatttttgatggagaatcaaggatcacgtagttctaggGAGCAAGACTGTTTGTTGTTTGACagtattaatatttatagtttttgtagattttatatttttttggtatttttatttaagaaagagaaaatgttttagcacaaggacgatgcgagcgatcacacgtgtgcttaacctttaaaacatatttttgtaatttatttgagaaatgaggaagaaaaggttttagcacaaggacgatgcgtgcgatcacacatgtgcctaaaccttcaaaacatatttaagaaagaggaaaggtttttagcacaaggacgatgcgagcgatcacacgtgtgcttaacctttaaaacatattttttgtaatttttatttaagaaagaggaaaggtttttagcacaaggacgatgcgagcgatcacacgtgtacttaacctttaaaacatatttttgtaattttcattcaagaaagaggaaaggtttttagcacaaggacgatgcgagcgatcacacgtatgcttaacctttaaaacatattgtTTTGACTAGATGCAGTATAATTTCGAAATCAGGCTTGACTGTTTCGTTTCCGGCACTGACCTTGTTTTACTGTTTGGCTCACATCTTTTTCCACAGAGCTCTAAATGCAATGAAACTTTTTGGGTTGGATTCTAGActcaaagggctttcatttgaaTACTCACACATAATTTTTGGACCTCTGGACTAGATGCAGTAAAATTTCGAAATCAGGCTTGACTGTTTCGTTTCTGGCACTGACCTTGGTTTACTGTTTGGCTCATATCTTTTTCCACAGAGCTCTAAATGCAATGAAACTTTTTGGGTTGGATTCTAGActcaaagggctttcatttgaatattcacacataatttttgGACCTCTGGACTAGATGCAGTAAAATTTCGAAATCAGGCTTGACTGTTTCGTTTCTGGCACTGACCTTGGTTTACTGTTTGGCTCATATCTTTTTCCACAGAGCTCTAAATGCAATGAAATTTTTTGGGTTGGATTCCAGACTCAAAGGTCTTTCATTTGAATACTCACACATAATTTTTGGACCTCTGGACTAGATGCAGTAAAATTTCGAAGAGATGAGTGGGGAAAGGATTTTAGTGTTTGGTCATGATTATGGTAATCAATTTTGCGGGTGAAATATGTTGGCACTGGTTTGCTGAAGGGGTATAAGAAATACGGAGAATACAGAataggaaagagattgaaagtAATTGGGTTTCATATGAGCAAGAGTCCAGATCTATGGATTTGGTTTTGGAAGAATGAAGAGAttgaaaggaaaaggaaaatttcCCTCTACTTTGGAACGTCCTCCCCTTTTGGAAAAAACACCCCCTGGTTGCTTGGTGTCCCACTTCTTTTAAAGCCAACGTCCCCACTTCTTGTGCTTCCTCTACGGCGCAGAAAAATTTAAACCAAAACACGGGCCCTCCACTCTCTTCATTTCAGTAGAATGAGTGCACTtttaaaagagacaaaaacaatATTCTCCACCAAAATAATGGGGCGGCTGGTGCAGTGAGATTAGATGGTGAAGTATGGAAGCAATGAGAGCTATTGATGACGGGATGGGGTGATGAAGGAAAAcgtatattttccattcataaTGATATTAACATTTAAACAGACTTCCGCCCAAAGGTGGAATAACTATAGCATGCATTTAGTCAACATCATACACAGAATATCATATACATGCAATCTTAAGGTTCAAATTTAGTGGCCTACCTCTTGAAGCTAtcttttattttccctttctgtTTCAGCTTCAGCAACCCCTGGTCCAGTAGCCTCTTGTTTTCATTTCCGCTTCTATTTACTCTCTTCGTTTCACCTCTGTGATCCAGCAACTTCACTTCCAGTCTTCCTTGCTTCAGTCTCGTCCACCCTTTTCAAAAACTCCTCTCctccttgttttttttctttcctcttctaGATCCGTTTTCTATTGCCAACCTCCTGTCCCCCTCAGTCTCAGCtgattccttttttttttttgtaaggtCCCCCCCTTTGGTTGGTGAGAATCCAGAGTCTTGTAGTGGTGTAAAGGGACTTTACAGAGTTGCAAGATGGGCAGCCATGCAAGAGGGATACCACCCTTCGTGGTTTACAACCCAAAAGCCAAGGTCAagccaaaaataattaaatcccTTTTGAGAAAAAGCCAACGCCTCCCTGCTTCCTAGGCGTTCCACATTCTCTTGTTttgtcttcttttattatttttacaaaaatgattCTTTGACACGGCTAAAGAAATTGACACTCATTTGACACGGGTGGGGCCCAATTTTTCTGAATGTCATTAAGGGCAAAGTTGTCATTTGCGGTGTGTAAAAAGTTTATTGAAAGTTTTCGTTCCTTTCACAGTCGACCCTTTCATCTTGGAAGAGGAAGTCTAGGGTTAGGGTTGAGAGAGagcgagaaagaaaaaaaaaggagaactCGATGGATGCCACAGGCTGGACGTGATCGGTGATCAGAAGAGTTGGAACCGGCGAAGTGCGAAGCATCAGGTTTGTCCCCTTTCTATTCCTTTCTTGTTTTGTCATCATTTCtctatctttcattttctttttgattcATTTTCGAAAACCCTAGAGTAAAGGGGCAAGGGCGTGAGatagagagttttttttttgattCAGTTTCGAAAACACCAAATGCTCTACTACAGGCACATTCCTCCAATTCGCCCTTGATTCCTCTCTGCATCATATCCTCCAATTTGCTTATGTTGGCAGTTTCATTTTGTGTATGACAGCACccatttcttctcttcatctttatgttgatATGGGTGAAGGGTTTTCACTCGCATCTACAcactccattttttattttcataatgttttattattttctgtgGAATGTGACATTTGAAAGCTTTACTATCTTTGTGCTTATATTCTGTGTAAAACCTTGCAGTTGTTGAATGAAGGGGATGGGGCATTCTATGGACCAAAGATAGACATCAGTGTATCTGATGCATTAAGTAAGAAATTTCAGTGTGCAACTTTGCAGGTTTGCCACGCTCAGATAGATTTGTGTTCACATGATTTAGTTTTGGATAACTTGTCATGTAATAGCTAGGTGAATGTGGTTACTAGCAGCTTAACTTCCAGCTTCCTGATCGTTTGAGGTTGGAATTCTCTGCTGAGGATGAAGCCAAAATTGAGAGACCTGTAATGATACATAGAGTAATTCTAGGATCTGTTGAACACATGTTTGTCATACTTTTAGAGCACTACAAGGGTAAATGGCCTTTCTGGCTCAGTCCTCTTCAAGCAATTGTATGTCCTGTGTCTGGAAAATCATTATCTTATGCACTACAGTTAAGCAACTCTGAATTTTATGCTTTATTCTTTGATATATTTGCTTATACCTATCAAATGATACAAATGTTGTACTGACATATCTTGTGGCAGCACCTGTATTTTTTTCATGCCTATAAATTAACTGTCTAGTACTCTCATAATTGGCTTTTCCTTGTTTATTTCTGAGCTTTTCTGTATCATGTTGAAACCGTTGAAGCAGTTTGATTTTGTTACTAAATTTTGTTCAGTCCATctcatacatttttaaataaacttccAGCTGTAATCTGATCACAAAGTTCGAGCAATCTCCTTGAATAGTTGAATATCTTAGAGTGTGTTTGGTTTTTCAgaattctttctatttttacaaAACGATCATTAAAATTCCACCTTGTACAATATTTTGGAAATAGGAAACAGGGAAATATATCATATTTGTAATCATTAGCAAAGGCATGAATCATTTCTTAAATCAAACAGGCTATTGACTTTTTATTATCTGTTTGTAATTTGTTAG from the Vigna angularis cultivar LongXiaoDou No.4 chromosome 3, ASM1680809v1, whole genome shotgun sequence genome contains:
- the LOC128195780 gene encoding protein FAR1-RELATED SEQUENCE 5-like, translating into MSTHTMDGDQGNDYNDNVDEPNESLMEIDPTVHMCFDSMVEAKTFYTNYAIRRGFAVRTRTSKKDKDNNVYYLRIVCSREGKYVSSVKPVVKTLPSQINQCPAGITIAKKEDKWFIRTVVLDHNHDLCPNNSKLFAANRKLSMHAKHTLQVNHDAGVRLNKSFLSIVNDAGGYENMDFVERDARNYIGQHRRSLCKDGDGQALLRHFSSMKDRNNEFFYDIALDEGNKICSVFWADARSRAACEEFGDVVSFDTTYLTNKYDMPFAPFVGVNHHGHSILLGCGLLSSEDTVSFVWLFQCWLRCMRNKTPQGIITDQCRAMANAIEQVFPHTRHRWCLWHILKKLPEKLHGYRNNPVIKTELHALIYDCVCPTEFENGWKELLTKHGLEENEWLCNLYEERHKWVPCYLKKDFWAGMSTTQRSEGMNAFFDGFINSTTTLQQFVVQYDNALRVKAQKEIEADFSSMNTTIACGSQSPIKRQFQVEYTHAKFEEVQTEFRSRMNCFIKDTLKEDLWNTYTVKEERMWEGNRVPDKFYKVQFDPITQTTTCSCHLFEFRGIICRHSQLVFGQEDVYSVPSQYILRRWSKNIRRRHTLITASYSNSTNEPRMQRYKLLCKRFYEIAEVACESEEASTELEKELNCLGTKFGFSSSMTNNIISDAGQLRYDTGACTSIPLTPVGTSDVLVHSPATVKRKGRPRTNRLKSTVEKKTKRRKSTSLTNTSTPPTEQCGERPSNVVECDHREQFEADTIQLSQDTEMGHFGFMSLLSAVHNNFDNNIN